The DNA region ACATCTTCATTGGGTTCAGGGAAGACAATAGGCACACTGGTGGGATGCTGCTGCCCACTTGAACCAAAATCTTCATTCCCATCAGGGGAGACAACAGGCACATTGGTGGGATGCTGCTGCTCACTTGAACCAATATCTTCATAGGGTTCAGGGGAGACAACAGGCACACTGGTTGGATGCTGCTCCTCACTACCACCAGCTGCCTACAATACAGGAATTGTGCATTATATATACAAGACAAAGTCTGCTACAATGAAAAGAAACATTATAACAAAACCAGCAATACAAACCTCAGAATCCTTGGCCTTTATGtgatcctttttcttctttttattctttgattttcCTTTGTTAGTGTTCTTGTCATCAGGAAGCTCTGCTAACAAAGCTTTTGCTGCCGCATTAGATTTTTCTGCAGCATCTTTGTAGGCCAGATCCTCCAGCCGCGCCTAGAAAGGAAAGATttatcccaaaaataaaactaaaaatagttGCCAACAAAAAGGTAAGAACATTCAAGAAAACACCAATACAAACCTTCATGAATGACTTCAACTGGGGCACCAAGGCAAATCGGTAGTCAAACATAGTTACCATCCCAGCTTGCAGCCCCGTCTGCTCCAATGCAGAAAGAGTCGCCGCGATTATAGCATCAAGTTGGTAAAGCTGCAACACTTGACATGGTGAGAGACCATAAAGGATCAAGAATAGATTCCATATGGATTAAACAAGCATTAATTTACCTCTTGAGCCAGACGATTTTTCTGCCTCTGGATTGccatttgaatttcaaaatctgCTTCTGATTCCTTCATAATACTCCATATGATATCCAACTCAGCAGCACCCTCATCATCCTCACTCTCATTCTCCAGCTCTTTCCACCGTTTGAACAAGAGGGATACATAACCTTGTGAAATTTGTTCCCTTTTGCTATTTTCATCAACACATAAGCTTGAAATTGTTTTCTCAACATTCTCCAACGGTTTCTCATATCTCAAATACTCGCCTTTTCTTTCACACATTCGGTTCAAACGGCGAGATTCATCTTCAACAATCTTGTACAACTCCATTCCCTGAGTTGGGCTAGCTTCTCTCAGACTTACCCACGCCCTTATTTGCTCCCCAATTGTAGGACCTTCCGTCCATAGCCAAGAAACAAAAGCATCACTATCACAATCATAATCAGCAACACAATGTTCAGGAATTGAAGTTAACACTGCAGTTCCATTGGCCGGCTCAACAGTCTGTCCTCGCAACAACCGGTCATCGAAAAGGAGAGCTGATAAGTCGCTGCTGAAAAAAAGGCTCTCTCGAGCGTTGCCCCAAAACCAGTTATTGCCTCTAACGTCTTCCTCTGAAATGATATCACCAAGACAATGCAAAGCGCAAGCATTTGCCAGATCTTCCAACAACTGAAGAACAAGATTGAGCTCCGGAGCTTCCAAAGAGCATATCAATTGGAGCGTGTGGTGAAGCCAAAGATCCATAATCACCAATTTAGGAATATTATGGTTTTTTTGCAGCAATTCGATTATCAAGTTCTGCAGTGCATTGAGATGCCTCCAAGTAAGACATTTTCTACCCGTAAACAATTGCAGTTTCGCATGAATTCTCTTTATGATTTCTGCCCGCTCACTGTCTTCAACATGGGGCCAATCTGCAGTAGCAGTGGTGGCGGAAATCGATTCCACGGGCTTCCAAACGCCTTTTTCGACCATATCAACCACCAATTTGGGAGCTCCATCCGGCAAAAGCGATAGAGAAGTCTCTGATATGGATACAGTACCTAAATGACCCATAAGATGCTTGTCCATATCTGAATCAATAACCCTCTCTCTGCAGTAAGAGCACGCCCAAAAACTCCATATATTCTCTGCCTTAGCATAATCAATCGCTTCCGTCAAAACTTCCTTTGCCATTCCAAACTTGTTCTTATCCAAATACACTTTGAGATCTTCGATTCCGATTCTCAACaacttcctcttttctttcacACTCATCTTGTCGTTCCAGAACGCCCTGACTCGACTGATGGTAGCGACGTCGTTGGACTCAACTTTCTTGTGTTTCttgatcatctttttctttgtcaacCGATCGTCCGGCGAGGGTGACTCGAAATCCGGAGGCGCCCTCCGCCCTGGGATCCTCCTCTTTCTCCGTAGGGCAGCCTCGAACTCAGCCTTTACCTCCGCCAGGGAATTATCCTCTACAAGCCGTTTCCACTTGTCCCTCCTGTTCCCGCCTCCAAGAACGATGATCTGGCACTTGGATTTCTCTGTCAGGTCCACGATAACCTCCCTCATCTTCTTGAGCCGCAAAGCCTGGACCGGGACTTCGTACCCTGGCTCCGTCGGGTTCTCGATCAGCAACGCGTGATCGCATTCTTGGACCACGGCTTCGTACAAACCGGGGTCGTTTCGGGCGAGTTGGAAGAGCAAGATGGCGTGGAAGAGTGCGAAGGAGATGGTGTTCGGGGACAGCGCTATAGCTTGGCATGAGGACTCGACGGCGTCGTTGAGGCATTCGAGTCTGCGGGTGGTAGAGTCGCAGAGCAACGCCGTTTTGTAGTGGATGAGGCTTTGGATGCTGAGCATAATCTCCGGGTGGTGGGAAAGGATGGCCTCCACGGCTTCGGTGCTGTGATCCTCACTGCAGAGAATCCCGAGGGCAATAAGGCATTCTTGGGCCGTCGAAGTAGACACATCGAACGGTAGGGGATCGGTGGATGGCGAGGGTGCAGGGGATGGCGaagcagaggaagaagaagtttCTGGGTCCATTTTCTTGGAGGGAATCGCAGGGACTTCGATTTTTAAAAGAATGGGTGGATCATGGATGCCGTGGTGGGGTTAAATAGGTAATTTACTAATGAACTGATTCTCGTTTTCAGTTAGTCTCTTTCGCGGgtttttattctttcatttttcgtTAATTCAGagtctgtttttcttttcttttcttttttattaattaatttagcaTCAATTTGGATGCTGCATTGCTGCCTGTCGAGAAAtagaaattcattaaaaactttgtttattgcaatttttctcactcatttatatatatatatatatatatatatatatatatggcttgtTTCATCATAAATTATTGATCTCATCATTTTATGGATATAAGCACACATATTACCAATTTATCGTCAAGGGTGGTGATTCAGTAGTCTTAGGTTTAATCCACAAGTAGTTGGGTAAATAACCGCCTCGTCAACCGCTAATCACTTAGGTAGTCGGTtattaaaaattactaaccgcctaaAGAGTTGGACAAGGCagttataaccgctaaccgcctacctttatatacaataatataaatataaattaaatattttatattaataaattttataataaaacatccaaaatgatgtcgttttggtgttaaacaccAAAACGGCATCGTTTTGGAGggagaaacaaaattttaaagcccaaaatgttttttatattaataaatgtatttttttattaataaatgttTCCAAAATGTTCCATattttttggaacattttggcccaaaacaattaaaataagcccaaaaaataggctCATTGACGgcccaaaacatttaaaaagcccatataaaaaaagcaGTTATAAAACCGCCGGTTATTAGGTTGGATAACCACTAACCGAGACATAAGTTCAACTCCTGCAATGGAAATCCTCATGTCTATTGGTGTAAACCGGATTGAGTCTCACATATGCCTCATTAGGGCTAAATCAACCTATGGATCACTTTGATTTGAGGGAATGTTTGCAATCTCGTTCAGGTAGAGAAACCACTCTGGTTGCCCGAtctacccttttttttaatataaaaaggaaaaaagaaaaagaaagcacaTATGCATTAAGTTCATAGGTAAACATACAATTCTTTAAAAAACATTGTAACTCAACATGCCAAACATAGGACTCCAAGGTTTGTAATCAGAACAGTGTGAGTTGTTTCTTCTAAGTTATAGGGGAGTTGAGACCCTCCTGCGAAGAAAGTGAATGGAGATGTTGATGATGCCTCTTGGAAGGGAAAAGAGGGGTTTTCCTGAATGAAGGCCTCTTTTTGAGATAATGTAGAGTTCTCTTGGTGTATAGTGTTCGGAAAAAGGGTGAAACTCTCTCCTTCAACTTGAGGATGGCAAAGAAGAGAAGTCTCATAGATATGAGAATGGCTACAATTGCACCCAAGTCCCACCACTTTGAATGATCCAGTTCAACACCCAGAATGCTTGTGAGGATAatttccccttttatttttgcgCCTCCAGGTACAGAAGAATCAAACTCAAGGCCTATCATATCATTCTTGTATGCTCCCTGCGTTTTTCAGTATAAACATGCTCAATCCAATGCTTAGGATTATTAATGCCTTCATATGATCTCTATGTTATTAGGTTCTGGTTAGCCATGTATGATGCACTGGAATTAATGCTGCATTTTAAAATGATAAGCCTCTCTTGGGTCAAGAAACTATTTATTTGTTGGATTTGATGTACTTCAATCTAAGATTTTCTAATAAGTTATTGTTTAATCTTGCCTGTGTGCCTGGAAAATGAATCCTCAGAGTCATACCAATTGGTATTCTGCACttgttaaaagaattttttactTGTAAGGTTGAAGATATGAAACATATAATTTAGTTAAACTACCTGTATTGCCCATGTCCCATAATTGATGTAAGAAAGTGGATATCTCCAGAAAGGCTTGGGAAGATCAGGCAGCAACCGGAAGAACCCGGAGGTCATCGTCATAATTCCCTATACACAAAATTTTATCAATGATGATAATGACATTGATTTAGTATTTAGCTGAAGAAGGAGAAGCTTAGCATGGATGATGAAGTTCAGTTTTCTTACTAAATATCCGGCTCCAACTATGAGCCCCATCAAGAAGTTAGGAACAAGTGACGCTATAATCATCATGGAGCTCTCTACCACCGCCACCGAGCTGAGAAGAAGGAGGCAGAAATACGCAAAATTTGAAAATCCCGTCCGGAATTTCACCATGTAGTAAGTTATAGTTCCGGTAGCAAGTGACATCAGAGCCAAGAATGGGAAAGAAGAGAGGAAATTGGACAGAATGTACACAGCAATCCCATAATGCCCATTGAGCCTTTCTCCATGGAAAACCTGTCTTAAGAAAAATCATTCATCAGACACAAGCTGGACTATGTTAGTCTAACTTATCCttgaaatatatgtatattattgCACCTTCATTTCTTCTATAAAGGATGGGAAGCCTACAATGGACATGAATGTCATAAAGCCAACTACATATCCACCACAAGCTGCACGTGCCAAGATTGAGGTATAACTTGTTCCAATATCAAAGAACATGGTACCAACGCATATAGATAAGGCTGTATAGCTTATAATCCTTAACCAGTAATACCCTACATCTCTAGACATGTTCACAATAGATCTGTGAGTCAAAGTTGAGAGTTGCTTCCACCAACTGGCTTGGCTCCCTCCTTTTCTCTCAATTGGAAGTCCTTCCTGCAGCATAAGTACTTGTTGATTATCTGTTTACAAGTAGCAAAAGTTGAACACACTTCTTGAACTTTAATTTGGCTAAGAATTTTGGTTATCAACACATCTCATAAATTCCCAATATCCCTTAAAAATTAATATCCTTTGCATCAAGTGTAAAATATGCTTTTgagaaaatgtattttattGATACACTATACCCCCATCAACCCTTGCATTATGTACAAACATTTTTCTCTTCATTGATGCCACACAGGTACAAAACTCACCTTTAGGATGGAAAATGGTAATGAATGTTAATAGCAAAAGAAAGTAGAAAAAGGGATAACTGATCATTTAAAAATACAACAGTGGaatataaaatgcttacaaTAGATGAGATTTCTTGAATCCTTGTCCTTGCCCTTTTTGCATACTCTGACCACCTGTATTTCTCAACAAGCTTTGCTTTGATCTCCACTGCTGCCAAGGTAATCAAAGGATCTGACGATTCTTGGATTTCCTGTAATAAAAGGAAGGGAAGATTTAGTGACCATAAGTTTAATTAAAGACAGCATGCATGCCAAAATTCTAAGTTA from Corylus avellana chromosome ca10, CavTom2PMs-1.0 includes:
- the LOC132164421 gene encoding uncharacterized protein LOC132164421; protein product: MDPETSSSSASPSPAPSPSTDPLPFDVSTSTAQECLIALGILCSEDHSTEAVEAILSHHPEIMLSIQSLIHYKTALLCDSTTRRLECLNDAVESSCQAIALSPNTISFALFHAILLFQLARNDPGLYEAVVQECDHALLIENPTEPGYEVPVQALRLKKMREVIVDLTEKSKCQIIVLGGGNRRDKWKRLVEDNSLAEVKAEFEAALRRKRRIPGRRAPPDFESPSPDDRLTKKKMIKKHKKVESNDVATISRVRAFWNDKMSVKEKRKLLRIGIEDLKVYLDKNKFGMAKEVLTEAIDYAKAENIWSFWACSYCRERVIDSDMDKHLMGHLGTVSISETSLSLLPDGAPKLVVDMVEKGVWKPVESISATTATADWPHVEDSERAEIIKRIHAKLQLFTGRKCLTWRHLNALQNLIIELLQKNHNIPKLVIMDLWLHHTLQLICSLEAPELNLVLQLLEDLANACALHCLGDIISEEDVRGNNWFWGNARESLFFSSDLSALLFDDRLLRGQTVEPANGTAVLTSIPEHCVADYDCDSDAFVSWLWTEGPTIGEQIRAWVSLREASPTQGMELYKIVEDESRRLNRMCERKGEYLRYEKPLENVEKTISSLCVDENSKREQISQGYVSLLFKRWKELENESEDDEGAAELDIIWSIMKESEADFEIQMAIQRQKNRLAQELYQLDAIIAATLSALEQTGLQAGMVTMFDYRFALVPQLKSFMKARLEDLAYKDAAEKSNAAAKALLAELPDDKNTNKGKSKNKKKKKDHIKAKDSEAAGGSEEQHPTSVPVVSPEPYEDIGSSEQQHPTNVPVVSPDGNEDFGSSGQQHPTSVPIVFPEPNEDVGSSQSGPAPLPVSSIQFGNLNWTNVCQSKSFKK
- the LOC132164536 gene encoding ABC transporter G family member 15-like; translation: MCSMETGEVSGERGMHLVWQDLSVVLPNFGDGHTRRLLDGLSGYAEPGRIMAIMGPSGSGKSTLLDALAGRLSGNTVMSGNVLLNGRKGRLDYGVLAYMTQEDILLGTLTIRETLTYSAHMRLPTTMTKQEINGIVEGTIIEMGLQDCADGLIGNWHLRGISGGEKKRLSIALEILTRPSLLFLDEPTSGLDSASAFFVVQTLRNIAHGGRTVISSIHQPSSEVFALFDDLFLLSGGQTVYFGAAKLSLEFFAKSGFPCPSRRNPSDHFLRCINSDFDVVKKSFLESRGIREIQESSDPLITLAAVEIKAKLVEKYRWSEYAKRARTRIQEISSIEGLPIERKGGSQASWWKQLSTLTHRSIVNMSRDVGYYWLRIISYTALSICVGTMFFDIGTSYTSILARAACGGYVVGFMTFMSIVGFPSFIEEMKVFHGERLNGHYGIAVYILSNFLSSFPFLALMSLATGTITYYMVKFRTGFSNFAYFCLLLLSSVAVVESSMMIIASLVPNFLMGLIVGAGYLGIMTMTSGFFRLLPDLPKPFWRYPLSYINYGTWAIQGAYKNDMIGLEFDSSVPGGAKIKGEIILTSILGVELDHSKWWDLGAIVAILISMRLLFFAILKLKERVSPFFRTLYTKRTLHYLKKRPSFRKTPLFPSKRHHQHLHSLSSQEGLNSPIT